The Candidatus Nomurabacteria bacterium genomic sequence ACTGGCGATGAAGTCGCGGTCATTATGAGAGCGTTAGAGCAACATGTTTCGTCCAAAATCAATGCTTCTATCATATAGATGCAGTACGTATAGATTTAATTTGTAGACTTTAAAATACCGTCTGGCATCTGACGACCATTTCGTATAGAATAGGCATTAGCATGAAGAAACGGGGTAAGTCTTTTTGGAATCCAATTCGCGTAGCGATCTGTGTCGTGCTTTTGTTTGTTGCGGTCGGGGTGGCTCTTTGGGCGTACTTGCAGGGTAAAAATGTTGCCGTGCTAGATCCGCAAGGTGTCGTAGCGGCACACGAAAAAAGCCTCATGATCTTTACTCTTTTATTAAGTTTAGTGGTTGTCGTACCTGTATTTACTATGCTGTTTACAATCGCCTGGCGTTACCGCGAAGGCAACCCAAAAAAGGTAAAGTACACACCCGACGTTGACGGAAGTCGCTGGATGGAAACGCTCTGGTGGGGCGTCCCAATCGTTATCATCGGTATATTATGCGTGGTGACATGGGTTAGTACGCATCAACTCGATCCTTACCGAGCTCTTGACTCCAAGGTTAAGCCATTTCGCGTACAAGTCGTCGCACTGCAGTGGAAGTGGTTATTTATCTATCCTGATTATCACGTAGCGTCGCTCAACCAACTTAAGATTCCTGCTAAAACACCTGTGAATTTTGAGATTACTGCAGACGGTCCTATGAGCGCATTTTGGGTGCCAAATCTTGGTACTCAGACATATGCTATGACAGGCATGTCTGCGCAGCTCAGCCTCATGGCCGATCATGCGGGCACGTACCGTGGCAGCAATAGCAATATTAGCGGCACGGGGTATGCGGACATGACTTTTGACGTACAGGCCTTGCCAACACGACAGGCGTTCTATGAATGGGCAAAGTCGATTGCTAACGATCAGTGTCGTGAACACCTGGCCTGGGATGAATATGAACAATTAGCAAAGCCGAGTATAGTGAATCATGCTGTTTATTATCACCTCCACGATGACAAGCTGTATACTGATGTGGTGAACAAATACATGATGACCGGTATGGATATGAATCGTATGAACATGAGTCACTCAGATGATCATGGCGGTGATGATGATGTTGATGGAGGTAGTCAATGTGGGGTAGGTTAGGTCTTGACGCAATTCAGACCAATCCGGTTACATTGGGTGCTGTCGTTGGCGCTCTTGTCGGAGTATTGGCTGTTGTAGTCGGGCTGACATACTTCAAAAAATGGAGCTGGCTATGGCGCGAATGGTTGACATCTCTTGATCCTAAGAAAATTGGTGTCATGTATATCGTCGTGGCGTTTATCATGTTGCTGCGAGGTTTGGCAGATGCGGCTATGCTACGAGCGCAACAGGCTGTTTTTGCGACTGGCCCGCATAGTCCGATTTCTCCTGATATGTTTCAACAGGTCTTTACGGCACATGGTACGATTATGATCTTTTTCGTAGCCATGGGTATTATATTCGGAATTATCAATTTGATTATGCCTCTCCAGATTGGAGCACGCGACGTCGCATTCCCCCTATTAAACGCCATTAGTTTTTGGTTGTTCGCAGCTGGCATGGTTCTCATAAACGTGAGCTTGGGGCTAGGTGAGTTTGCTGCTGCCGGATGGTTGGCGTACCCGCCACTTTCAGAACTGGCATACAGTCCGGGGACGGGGATTGATTATTGGATATGGAGCTTACAGATAGCCGGCATAGGTAGCTTACTCTCAGGTGTGAATTTCCTGGTTACGATCTTTACTATGCGCAGGCCCGGCATGACACTTATGAAAATGCCTGTATTCGTGTGGTCAGTAGTCGGTAGTTTATTGCTCGTTGCATTTGCGTTCCCCATACTCACGGCAACACTTGCCATGCTGGCACTTGATCGCACGCTCGGCATGCACTTCTTTACCGCCGACATGGGGGGCAATCCAATGATGTATATCAATTTAATTTGGGCTTGGGGGCACCCCGAGGTATACATTCTTGTTTTACCGGCGTTTGGTATATTTTCTGAAATCGTTCCCGTGTTTAGTCGCAAGAAGCTATTTGGTTATAAGAGCATGGTTTGGGCTATTATCGCCATTATGCTGCTGTCGTTTACTGTTTGGCTGCACCATTTCTTTACTATGGGCGCGGGCGCCGATGTTAATGCGTTCTTTGGCATTATGACCATGGTGATTGCCATACCTACGGGGGTTAAGGTCTTTAACTGGATATTTACTATGTATCGTGGTCGAGTGAGCTTTACTACACCAATGCTATGGTTCATGGGATTTGTAACGACATTTACACTTGGGGGCGTGACTGGGGTTCTCATGGCGGTACCCGGTATTGATTTTCAGGTCCACAACAGCCTGTTTTTGGTGGCCCACTTCCACAATATGATTATTGGCGGAGTTGTCTTCGGCGCCTTTGCAGGATTTGCCTACTGGTTCCCGAAGTTTACAGGTTTTCGTTTGCACGAAGGCCTAGGAAAAATTGCCTTTTGGTGCTGGCTAATCGGTTTCCTTGTCGCGTTTATACCACTTTATATTCTTGGCTTTATGGGTGCCGTACGACGACTTGATCATTACGATCCGAGTCTTGGGTGGCAGGGGCTGTTCATCGTTGCCGGCGTCGGTGTGATGATTATTCTAATCGGTGTGCTCTTCCAGGTGCTTCAACTCGCCTACAGTATATGGAAGCGAAAGGAGCTTGCTGTCGGTCCTGATCCATGGGATGCTCGCACGCTTGAGTGGTCTACATCTACGCCAATTCCTGAGTACAACTTCGCTACGCTCGATGCGGTACACACTCGTGACGCCTTTTGGACTATGAAGCATTCACACAAGGAAAAGAAGTCGGTAAAGTATGAGCCGATTCACGTACCAAAAAACACTGGTTTTGGCGTGTATATCGGTGCCATCGCATTCGTCATTGGCTTTGCAATTATCTGGCATATTTGGTGGTTGATGGCCGTTGGTTTTATGGCCTTGATCGCAACTGTTGTAGCATCGACGCAACGCGAGGATACCGAAAAGACATTTTCCGTACATCAAATTACTGCTACTGAAGCTAAGTTATGGGGTACTGATGTATGAGTGAGAAAACTGAAGTAGTCGCACTGCTCAATAGGACGACCGTTGGATTCTGGTTGTATCTCATGACTGACTGTATATTGTTTGCGAGTTTGTTTGCTACATATGTAGTGTTGAGGGGTGAGACGGCAGGCGGGCCAAGTGGTCACGAAATCTTTGAAATGCCAACGGCGCTCGCTGAGACTATTATTCTGTTGACGAGTAGCTTCACGAGCGGAATGGCGCTCATAGCTATGAAACAAAAGAATATTCGGCAGTTGTATGTTGCTCTTGCCGCCACGTATCTGCTGGGTGTATCATTCCTGACTATCGAAATAAGTGAGTTTTCCAAATTTGTGGCCGAAGGGCACGGCTGGCAACAAAGTGCGTTTTTGTCGTCATTCTTTACGCTGGTTGGTACGCATGGACTTCACATACTGACTGGACTTATTTGGCTATTGGTATTGGTGACGGTCTTGGCACGCAAAGGCTTGACGGATAAGTTGGTACGACAAATGACGCTCTTTGGTTTGTTTTGGCACTTCCTTGACTTGGTATGGATATTTATCTTCACGGTTGTATACCTCATAGGAGTTGCTACATGAGAACTAGATATGTAGCTGGGTATGTACTGTCACTCATCCTGACACTCTTGGCTTATGATGCTGTAGTTAATCATTTCACGTATGGTTTTCAGCTATTACTTTTACTTGGTGTGTTGGCTGTAATCCAAGCGGTTGTGCAGCTGGTGTTCTTCCTTCACATAGATCAAGAAAGCGGTCCGCGATACAAGCTCATTACATTTTTAGTCATGATAGTTATGCTGCTTATCGTAGTGGTTGGGTCATTCTGGATTATGTACCATCTTAATTACAACATGATGCAATTGTCGCCAGACGCAAAGACGAACTTGATGCTCAACAAGTACGATAAGGGCGGCTTCTAAATAACTATATCTTCGATGACGTAGGTTGCTGTTTAAGATGATAGAATAGTTATCATGGAACGGCGGACGAAATCTTACCTGCAGTTGATCAAGCCGGGAATTACTCTTAGCAATAGTATGACAGCGGCCGCTGGGTTTTTTCTTGCAGCTAGTCAGTTTGGGTTTTCGTGGTCGCGATTCGCCGGCACGATAGGTGGTGTGGCGTTAATTATTGCATCCGCCTGTGTAGTGAATAATATCTATGATCGAAACATTGACGCAAAGATGAGTCGGACGAAGGGCCGTGAAATAGCGTCTGGGCATATTACACTTCAAATGGCCGCACTCTATGCGATGGCGTTGGGATCATTAGGGCTGTGGTTGCTATATACGTTTACGAATCAAACTACGGTGCTTCTTGGGTTATTGTCATATTTTTGGTATGTCGTCGTGTATAGTGTCGCCAAACGTACGACACCTTTATCGACAGTTATTGGTGCAGTGTGTGGCGCGTTACCCCCGATGGCAGGATACGCGGCTTTAGCGGGCAAGATTGACGATACAGCTTGGGTGTTGTTTTGGGTTCTTATGGTTTGGCAGTTGCCACATTTTTACGCGATAGCAATTTTCCGAGAAAACGACTATCGTAAAGCTAATTTGCCGGTGTGGTCTGTGTTGCTTGGGGCTGAAAATACCAAGGCTCAGATATTGTTTTGGGTTGCTGTATTTACAATCGTCGTTGCGCTACCTTCAGTAATTGGGGCGACAGGCAACATATATCTAACTGTTATGCTTGCGCTGAGTGTGTACTGGTTGGCGCAGGGTGTTTGGTACTATCGACGTGAAAAAACTGATCGATGGGCAAAGCGCATGTTCGGTATCTCACTTGTTGTGCTTTTGACTTTTTGCGCCATGATAAGCGTTGGCGGAATCATAGCATAAGTGCTATTATTGAAACAATATGAAAATTACTATAGTAGGTGGCGGCTTCGGTGGTGTCAAAACAGCACTCGAACTGTCCAAGAACAAACACAATCGAATCACGCTTATCAGCGATAGGCCTGACTTTCAATATTATCCCGCACTATATGGCACAGCGACTGGCCATAGTCATTTAGAATCATGGGTACCGCTTGGCACGATTTTTGCTGGCAAAATGAATGTCGATGTCGTGATTGACAATATTACGTCGCTCGACCC encodes the following:
- a CDS encoding COX aromatic rich motif-containing protein is translated as MKKRGKSFWNPIRVAICVVLLFVAVGVALWAYLQGKNVAVLDPQGVVAAHEKSLMIFTLLLSLVVVVPVFTMLFTIAWRYREGNPKKVKYTPDVDGSRWMETLWWGVPIVIIGILCVVTWVSTHQLDPYRALDSKVKPFRVQVVALQWKWLFIYPDYHVASLNQLKIPAKTPVNFEITADGPMSAFWVPNLGTQTYAMTGMSAQLSLMADHAGTYRGSNSNISGTGYADMTFDVQALPTRQAFYEWAKSIANDQCREHLAWDEYEQLAKPSIVNHAVYYHLHDDKLYTDVVNKYMMTGMDMNRMNMSHSDDHGGDDDVDGGSQCGVG
- a CDS encoding cbb3-type cytochrome c oxidase subunit I is translated as MWGRLGLDAIQTNPVTLGAVVGALVGVLAVVVGLTYFKKWSWLWREWLTSLDPKKIGVMYIVVAFIMLLRGLADAAMLRAQQAVFATGPHSPISPDMFQQVFTAHGTIMIFFVAMGIIFGIINLIMPLQIGARDVAFPLLNAISFWLFAAGMVLINVSLGLGEFAAAGWLAYPPLSELAYSPGTGIDYWIWSLQIAGIGSLLSGVNFLVTIFTMRRPGMTLMKMPVFVWSVVGSLLLVAFAFPILTATLAMLALDRTLGMHFFTADMGGNPMMYINLIWAWGHPEVYILVLPAFGIFSEIVPVFSRKKLFGYKSMVWAIIAIMLLSFTVWLHHFFTMGAGADVNAFFGIMTMVIAIPTGVKVFNWIFTMYRGRVSFTTPMLWFMGFVTTFTLGGVTGVLMAVPGIDFQVHNSLFLVAHFHNMIIGGVVFGAFAGFAYWFPKFTGFRLHEGLGKIAFWCWLIGFLVAFIPLYILGFMGAVRRLDHYDPSLGWQGLFIVAGVGVMIILIGVLFQVLQLAYSIWKRKELAVGPDPWDARTLEWSTSTPIPEYNFATLDAVHTRDAFWTMKHSHKEKKSVKYEPIHVPKNTGFGVYIGAIAFVIGFAIIWHIWWLMAVGFMALIATVVASTQREDTEKTFSVHQITATEAKLWGTDV
- the cyoC gene encoding cytochrome o ubiquinol oxidase subunit III → MSEKTEVVALLNRTTVGFWLYLMTDCILFASLFATYVVLRGETAGGPSGHEIFEMPTALAETIILLTSSFTSGMALIAMKQKNIRQLYVALAATYLLGVSFLTIEISEFSKFVAEGHGWQQSAFLSSFFTLVGTHGLHILTGLIWLLVLVTVLARKGLTDKLVRQMTLFGLFWHFLDLVWIFIFTVVYLIGVAT
- the cyoD gene encoding cytochrome o ubiquinol oxidase subunit IV, encoding MRTRYVAGYVLSLILTLLAYDAVVNHFTYGFQLLLLLGVLAVIQAVVQLVFFLHIDQESGPRYKLITFLVMIVMLLIVVVGSFWIMYHLNYNMMQLSPDAKTNLMLNKYDKGGF
- the cyoE gene encoding protoheme IX farnesyltransferase, which translates into the protein MERRTKSYLQLIKPGITLSNSMTAAAGFFLAASQFGFSWSRFAGTIGGVALIIASACVVNNIYDRNIDAKMSRTKGREIASGHITLQMAALYAMALGSLGLWLLYTFTNQTTVLLGLLSYFWYVVVYSVAKRTTPLSTVIGAVCGALPPMAGYAALAGKIDDTAWVLFWVLMVWQLPHFYAIAIFRENDYRKANLPVWSVLLGAENTKAQILFWVAVFTIVVALPSVIGATGNIYLTVMLALSVYWLAQGVWYYRREKTDRWAKRMFGISLVVLLTFCAMISVGGIIA